The Phycisphaeraceae bacterium genome has a segment encoding these proteins:
- a CDS encoding nucleoside permease, which produces MSEPALGKGGLIGMRLSIMMFLQFFLWGAWYVTMGPYLANLKMEGSFIGSAYSLGPIAAIFSPFFLGMIADRFFPTERVLGVMHVLGGVLLMAAPLAMERSPNLFLAAVLLHMLCYMPTLGLTNTLAFHNMTNQEKQFPLIRVWGTIGWIVAGLTISRLGFDTDARMFYVAGGSGVLLGLYSFSLPHTPPPAKGTAFSVRDALGLDALSMLKDRSFAVFVLCSFLICIPLAAYYAFAGQYVGETGFRQIATTMTLGQMSEIFFMIVMPLFFVRLGVKWMLLVGMGAWVLRYVFFAQAADEQVRWMVLAGIILHGICYDFFFVTGQIYVDKRASKKIRGAAQGFLVLITQGLGMLIGAKASGRLVDLYKADDFDLLVTQAKALREQATELAKGGNVPEVDRLWAESSRLYMQATDWQSVWMAPAIFAGVVMVVFFLFFSGKPLKEGSGGEG; this is translated from the coding sequence ATGAGTGAACCAGCGTTGGGCAAGGGCGGTCTGATCGGGATGCGGCTGAGCATCATGATGTTTCTGCAGTTTTTTCTGTGGGGGGCGTGGTATGTGACGATGGGGCCTTACTTGGCCAACTTGAAGATGGAAGGATCGTTCATCGGTTCGGCGTATTCGCTGGGACCGATTGCGGCGATCTTCAGCCCGTTTTTCCTGGGCATGATTGCGGACCGGTTCTTTCCGACAGAGCGTGTGCTGGGTGTGATGCACGTGCTGGGCGGGGTGCTGCTGATGGCGGCACCACTGGCGATGGAGCGGAGCCCAAACTTGTTTCTTGCGGCGGTTCTGCTGCACATGCTGTGCTACATGCCGACGCTGGGGCTTACCAATACGCTGGCGTTTCACAACATGACGAATCAGGAGAAGCAGTTCCCGCTGATTCGGGTGTGGGGGACGATTGGATGGATTGTGGCGGGGCTGACAATCTCGCGGCTTGGGTTCGACACCGATGCGCGGATGTTCTATGTGGCGGGTGGTTCGGGCGTGTTGCTGGGGCTGTACAGTTTTTCGTTGCCTCATACGCCACCACCGGCCAAGGGGACGGCGTTTTCGGTGCGCGATGCGTTGGGGCTTGATGCATTGTCGATGCTCAAGGATCGTTCGTTTGCGGTGTTTGTCTTGTGCTCGTTTCTGATCTGCATTCCGCTGGCGGCGTACTACGCATTTGCGGGGCAGTATGTGGGGGAAACGGGTTTCAGGCAGATCGCGACGACAATGACGCTGGGGCAGATGTCCGAGATTTTCTTCATGATTGTGATGCCGCTGTTCTTTGTGCGGCTTGGTGTGAAATGGATGCTGCTGGTGGGCATGGGTGCGTGGGTATTGCGGTATGTGTTCTTTGCCCAGGCGGCGGATGAGCAGGTGCGGTGGATGGTGTTGGCGGGCATTATTCTGCACGGGATCTGCTATGACTTCTTCTTTGTGACCGGGCAGATCTATGTGGATAAGCGGGCGAGCAAGAAGATCCGCGGAGCTGCGCAGGGGTTCCTGGTACTCATCACACAGGGTCTCGGGATGCTGATCGGTGCGAAGGCATCGGGCCGATTGGTTGACCTGTATAAGGCCGACGATTTTGACCTGCTGGTGACGCAGGCCAAGGCGTTGCGTGAACAGGCCACGGAACTCGCCAAGGGCGGGAATGTGCCGGAGGTGGATCGGTTGTGGGCGGAATCGTCGCGGTTGTATATGCAGGCGACAGATTGGCAGAGTGTGTGGATGGCCCCTGCGATCTTTGCGGGGGTTGTGATGGTGGTGTTCTTCCTGTTTTTCAGTGGAAAGCCTTTGAAGGAGGGATCTGGTGGAGAGGGGTAG
- a CDS encoding DUF1080 domain-containing protein, translating to MMRNWMRLILTAALGLAIGLPSDAGSATGDGEALAGRWIDPSHIWKPLFDGQSLKGWVQVGEEGAWAVQDGEIVVAKPGKGWWLRTAKMYRDVDLRLEFWLPPGANSGVGIRGSSVGDPAFTGFEVQVFDSFGKEPTVQHCGAVYNAIAPTKQAVKPAGEWNSMRIRVVRDTLDVWLNGEQIHTAQKLDERGHHHRVEDAMPLKDRLTTGYIALQDHGHAVRYRKIEVRDLSPDPEPEGLDGGGYESLFNGRDTSGWFKTGIARWEVVEGTLVGRDGPGHLFSEREFGDFELRALVKVNRRGNSGIYFRTVPNAQNRDSWPTGYEAQVDNHDPRNFTGSVYNKAWPKATLPVTRDDAWFDYRILAIGNRIQTWINGVAMVDAELEEFSRGHIALQGHHPGNEIMYRDVRIREIVPASAEPKAE from the coding sequence ATGATGCGAAACTGGATGCGGCTAATTCTTACCGCTGCCTTGGGGTTGGCGATCGGTCTGCCAAGCGATGCGGGTTCTGCCACAGGCGATGGCGAGGCGCTGGCGGGGCGATGGATCGATCCGAGTCACATCTGGAAGCCTTTGTTTGACGGCCAGAGCCTCAAAGGCTGGGTGCAGGTGGGCGAGGAAGGAGCCTGGGCGGTGCAGGACGGGGAGATCGTCGTGGCCAAGCCCGGCAAGGGCTGGTGGCTGCGGACGGCCAAGATGTACCGCGATGTGGATCTGAGGCTGGAGTTCTGGCTGCCTCCGGGTGCGAACAGCGGGGTGGGGATTCGGGGTTCGAGTGTGGGCGATCCGGCGTTTACGGGGTTCGAGGTTCAGGTATTTGATTCGTTTGGCAAAGAGCCGACGGTGCAACATTGCGGCGCGGTGTACAACGCGATCGCGCCGACGAAGCAGGCGGTCAAGCCGGCGGGCGAATGGAACTCGATGCGGATTCGGGTGGTGCGCGACACGCTGGATGTGTGGCTCAATGGCGAGCAGATTCACACTGCCCAGAAACTCGATGAGCGCGGGCATCATCATCGGGTTGAGGACGCGATGCCGCTGAAGGATCGCCTGACGACGGGGTATATTGCGCTTCAGGATCACGGGCACGCGGTGCGGTATCGGAAGATCGAGGTGCGGGATCTGTCGCCGGACCCGGAACCGGAAGGGCTCGATGGCGGGGGCTATGAGTCATTGTTCAACGGGCGCGACACGAGCGGGTGGTTCAAGACGGGGATTGCACGGTGGGAAGTGGTGGAGGGGACGCTGGTGGGGCGTGACGGCCCGGGGCACCTGTTCAGCGAACGGGAGTTTGGCGATTTCGAGTTGCGGGCGCTGGTGAAGGTGAACAGGCGGGGCAACAGCGGGATCTACTTCAGAACGGTGCCGAACGCGCAGAACCGCGATTCGTGGCCGACGGGCTATGAGGCGCAGGTGGATAACCACGACCCGAGGAATTTTACGGGGAGTGTGTACAACAAGGCGTGGCCTAAGGCAACGTTGCCGGTCACGCGCGATGACGCGTGGTTTGACTACCGGATTTTAGCGATAGGGAATCGGATTCAGACGTGGATCAACGGCGTGGCGATGGTGGATGCGGAGTTGGAAGAGTTCTCGCGTGGGCATATTGCGCTGCAGGGCCACCACCCGGGGAACGAAATCATGTATCGTGATGTGCGGATTCGGGAGATAGTGCCTGCGAGCGCAGAGCCGAAGGCCGAATGA
- a CDS encoding Gfo/Idh/MocA family oxidoreductase, translating into MSEQRVSEQSRRSFLGQAVAVAGVAAIAGSAAASNRAGKPAFVAERSKKKAVRLAPGETIRMAVIGTGGMGTGHCQSTMAMAKRGEENVQIVALADVNQVRMADAHRRCESEQGITVDQYTDYRKLLERDDIHGVLVASPEHWHGKHCTDALMAGKDVYCEKPMTLRLEEGLALREVVLKNPDRIFCVGTQKIILPKYIEARRLIKEGAIGKPTMSQTSYCRNSKDGEWLYYGLDPKWQPGVNMDWEAWLGDLPKRPWSPEIYARWRRYKDFSTGIVGDLLVHEITPLIMALDSGWPTRVCASGGHYVDKKMENHDTVNLNVEFEDGHTMIIAGSTANEVGLETLIRGHKGNMFLNSRHVVIRPERLYVDDIDARTVECADIGNDQEKLRLNWWQCMRNREPAISNVELATKVMVAVDLATRSMWDGAAYGFDPETMRARKL; encoded by the coding sequence ATGTCTGAGCAACGAGTGTCTGAGCAGTCGAGAAGAAGTTTCCTTGGTCAAGCCGTCGCGGTTGCGGGGGTTGCAGCGATCGCGGGTTCGGCTGCTGCGAGCAACCGTGCGGGCAAGCCGGCGTTCGTGGCGGAGCGGTCGAAGAAGAAGGCTGTGAGGCTGGCGCCGGGCGAGACGATTCGCATGGCGGTCATCGGCACGGGCGGCATGGGCACGGGGCATTGCCAGAGCACGATGGCGATGGCCAAGCGTGGCGAAGAGAACGTGCAGATTGTCGCGCTTGCGGATGTGAACCAGGTGCGCATGGCCGACGCACACCGTCGGTGCGAGAGCGAACAGGGCATTACGGTCGATCAGTACACGGACTATCGCAAACTGCTGGAACGCGATGACATTCATGGTGTGCTGGTGGCCAGCCCCGAGCATTGGCACGGCAAGCACTGCACCGACGCGCTGATGGCGGGCAAGGATGTCTACTGCGAGAAGCCGATGACGCTGCGTCTTGAAGAGGGTCTGGCGCTGCGCGAAGTGGTGCTGAAGAATCCGGACCGGATCTTCTGCGTCGGCACACAGAAGATCATCCTGCCCAAGTACATCGAAGCGCGTCGCCTGATCAAGGAAGGTGCGATCGGCAAGCCGACGATGAGCCAGACGAGTTATTGCCGCAACTCGAAAGACGGGGAGTGGTTGTACTACGGGCTGGATCCAAAGTGGCAGCCCGGGGTGAACATGGACTGGGAAGCGTGGCTGGGCGATTTGCCCAAGCGGCCCTGGAGCCCCGAGATCTACGCCCGGTGGCGCCGGTACAAGGACTTCTCGACCGGCATCGTGGGCGATCTGCTGGTGCACGAGATCACGCCTCTGATCATGGCGCTTGATTCGGGCTGGCCGACGCGGGTGTGCGCTTCGGGCGGGCACTACGTCGACAAGAAGATGGAGAATCACGACACGGTGAATCTGAACGTGGAGTTCGAGGACGGGCACACGATGATCATCGCGGGTTCGACTGCCAATGAGGTCGGGCTTGAGACGCTGATTCGCGGGCACAAGGGGAATATGTTCCTCAACAGCCGGCATGTCGTGATTCGCCCCGAGCGGCTGTATGTCGATGACATCGATGCGCGGACGGTCGAATGCGCGGACATCGGCAACGATCAGGAGAAACTGCGTCTGAACTGGTGGCAGTGCATGCGCAACCGCGAGCCGGCCATCAGCAACGTGGAACTGGCCACCAAGGTCATGGTCGCGGTGGATCTTGCGACACGGTCGATGTGGGATGGTGCGGCATACGGATTCGACCCTGAGACGATGCGCGCTCGCAAGCTCTGA